One genomic window of Saccopteryx bilineata isolate mSacBil1 chromosome 4, mSacBil1_pri_phased_curated, whole genome shotgun sequence includes the following:
- the LOC136334967 gene encoding PDZ domain-containing protein 9-like: protein MKKAGHRSRKEKQVSFQSESSVHTLSKTLQTQLTVGSLGLGLIVVQHGPYLQITHLIRNGAAARDRKLQPGDVLISVGQDNVLGYTLRELLKLLQPIAVGTALQIKVYRDFIDIPQEWQEIAHLIPETKFPVTGTTEKTEKTEQAKADPSTSSADKGDPVLEKKLSYCVSPESSGQRPARRPVSISREWHRYEKKSQKIRVGTDASCDVVIHGRCAREARAPSPYWAMGKQDKDSSSSSDAFWREDGAQVKGKGQPASKAGQRSADL from the exons aaaaacaagTCAGCTTCCAGTCCGAGTCGTCTGTGCACACCTTGAGCAAAACTCTGCAGACCCAGCTCACCGTGGGCAGCCTGGGGTTGGGCCTGATCGTCGTCCAGCACGGACCCTACCTCCAGATCACCCACCTCATCAGGAACGGGGCTGCAGCCAGGGACAGAAAGCTCCAGCCAG GTGATGTTCTGATTAGTGTCGGACAGGACAATGTGTTAGGATATACTCTCCGGGAACTTTTAAAGCTTTTGCAACCCATTGCCGTAGGAACGGCACTGCAGATCAAGGTCTACCGAGATTTTATTGACATACCCCAAGAATGGCAAGAGATAGCGCATTTAATTCCTGAGACGAAATTCCCAGTCACAGG CACAACCGAGAAAACCGAGAAAACCGAGCAGGCCAAAGCCGACCCATCCACCAGCAGTGCTGACAAGGGCGACCCGGTGCTAGAGAAGAAGCTCTCGTACTGTGTGTCCCCCGAGTCCAGCGGGCAGCGCCCCGCAAGGAGACCCGTGTCCATCTCCAGAGAGTGGCACCGGTATGAGAAGAAGAGCCAGAAGATCCGGGTGGGGACAGACGCCAGCTGTGACGTCGTGATTCACGGACGCTGTGCCAGGGAGGCGCGGGCCCCCTCCCCGTACTGGGCGATGGGGAAGCAGGACAAGGACAGCTCCTCCTCCTCGGACGCATTCTGGCGGGAAGACGGGGCCCAGGTGAAGGGCAAGGGCCAGCCTGCATCCAAGGCTGGTCAGCGGTCTGCAGATCTGTGA